In Streptobacillus ratti, the genomic window TTATAAAAATCTGTCAATTCTTTTTTTATTAATTCTTCTTTACCTAAATTCCAAAAGTAAATGTCCAAAAAAGTAATTGAAAAAAAATAGGATATACAGTACAATCATAAATGAGCAAATCTATTGAAAGGAACTGTATACCCATGACTAATAATAACACATTTTTAAAAATTAATAAAGAAGGAAAATTTAAACATCTTACTAAAGTTGACCGTGGTATCATTTACCATATCCTTAAAGATAATAATATTAAAGACTTAACTAAATATTTAATAAAGCCTACTACTGTTAATAGAAAATATTTTCGCAAGTTTTACAGGTAAAAATAAAAAAAGAGTGTTAGAAGCTAGATGAAATCTCGCTTTTTTTGTGAAGTTTTTTATTTACAATTATGTCATAACATGATATAATAATGTTGATTGATATTGTCTTAAAAAGGAGTATACATGCACTTAACATTCACTAAAGCTGGTAATAATATTCATATATATGCTAAAAGAAAATTTATTGACCCTAAATCTAAAAAATTAGTTACTAAAACTGTTTGTAAAGTAGGTGTTGTCGAAAACCAAGATAAACTTACTGATGAACAAAAACTTTACTTTAAAAACATCATTGATGATTTAAATAAAAAAGAAGCTGAAAACAATAATAATATTATCGTTAATGAAATTAATCTAAATCAAACTATTTCAATTAATGATATTAACTCAAGAAAAAATCTTGGCTCTTTATTCATTTCTTTTGTTTTTGATAAACTTAATCTTTCTAATATTCTTTATCCTCTTAAAGATAATAAAGAATATTCTCTTGCTCAAATATTTAGATTCCTTGTATACACTAGATTAATATTTCAAGGTTCTAAACTTGATAATATTGAACATATTAATTCCTTTATTGATTTATTTAATTTTAAATTACATGATATCTATAGAGCTTTAAGAGTTTTTGCTAAAAATAAAGTTAAAATAATTAATGGTATTCATGAGTTCTTATCTCATAACTTTAAAATTGATAAAACATTTACTCATTATGATGTTACTAACTATTACATATATACTGATAATACAAATGAAGATAATTATCCTCAATATGGATATAGTAAGATTAATAATGATAAACCTATAGTACAAATGGGATTAATTACTGATAGAAATGGTATTCCTTTAACATACAAGTTATTTAAAGGTAATAAGACTGATGTTTCTACTTTAATTCCTTTTATTGATGAAGCTAAAAAGGAATTTGATTTTTCTAAAACTGTTGTTATTGCTGATGCTGGATTAATATCTTCTAATAATATTGCACAATTACTTGTTAGTAATAATAGTTATATACTTAAGGATAGAATTAGGAATATGAGTAGTGATTTAAAGAAGATTTTTGAAAACACTATTAGAGATGCTTTAATTAATGCTTCTAAGGAAGATTTAGATAAGGGAATAAGGAAAGTATATACATATGGTATTTCTATTGCTAATAATAAAAGAGTTATTACTACTATTAATGAAGAAAAGAAAACTATTAGTTTAAATGAAAGATTTGTATTTTATTATTCTCCTAAATATCAAAAGTTAGCTGAATTTAGTAGAGAAAATATACAAGTAGTTAATAGTTTAACAGGAGAGATAATAGAGAGTGATTTAGATATATTTAAAGAATATGAGTTAAATGAAGAATTTATAGATAAAGATTCTAAATATGATGGATTCTCTTTAATAGTTACTAATTTAGATCCTAAAGAAAATATTGATTATTTTGTTTTAAGTACATATGCTAAACAATATCAAATAGAACATGTATTTAGAGCTACAAAGACATTATTAAAAGCAAGACCTATATTTGTTTCTACAGATGATGCAATAGAGGGACATTTTTTAACTTGCTTTGTATCATTGTTGATACTTATGTTAATAAGACAGAAATTAAAGAATAGATATAGTTTAGATACTATATTAGAAACACTAAAGGAACATAATTATATATATACACATGAGAATATATATACTATAGATACAACAAAATTAAATGAATGTTTATTTGATTTATATAAGTCATTTAGGTTAGGAGATATTAATAAG contains:
- a CDS encoding IS1634 family transposase, whose product is MHLTFTKAGNNIHIYAKRKFIDPKSKKLVTKTVCKVGVVENQDKLTDEQKLYFKNIIDDLNKKEAENNNNIIVNEINLNQTISINDINSRKNLGSLFISFVFDKLNLSNILYPLKDNKEYSLAQIFRFLVYTRLIFQGSKLDNIEHINSFIDLFNFKLHDIYRALRVFAKNKVKIINGIHEFLSHNFKIDKTFTHYDVTNYYIYTDNTNEDNYPQYGYSKINNDKPIVQMGLITDRNGIPLTYKLFKGNKTDVSTLIPFIDEAKKEFDFSKTVVIADAGLISSNNIAQLLVSNNSYILKDRIRNMSSDLKKIFENTIRDALINASKEDLDKGIRKVYTYGISIANNKRVITTINEEKKTISLNERFVFYYSPKYQKLAEFSRENIQVVNSLTGEIIESDLDIFKEYELNEEFIDKDSKYDGFSLIVTNLDPKENIDYFVLSTYAKQYQIEHVFRATKTLLKARPIFVSTDDAIEGHFLTCFVSLLILMLIRQKLKNRYSLDTILETLKEHNYIYTHENIYTIDTTKLNECLFDLYKSFRLGDINKYHTPQTLKNILAKTRK